One window of the Eucalyptus grandis isolate ANBG69807.140 chromosome 8, ASM1654582v1, whole genome shotgun sequence genome contains the following:
- the LOC104417531 gene encoding major allergen Pru ar 1 — translation MVGFKLSDQYSSPIPAARFFRALIGDFHNLIPKLMPEAIGSIDIVQGDGGAGTIMQINFTEGRELSFIKSRVDVLDEETMTCVYKLIEGGQWLEKFESVAYEIMFGPTPDGGSKTILASTYYPKGNFQFDDEEIKAGRERGLGIYKAVEAYLLQNPDAYA, via the exons ATGGTTGGGTTCAAATTGAGTGACCAGTACAGTTCCCCCATTCCTGCGGCGAGATTCTTTAGGGCCTTGATTGGGGACTTCCACAACCTTATCCCCAAGCTCATGCCTGAAGCTATCGGGAGCATTGACATCGTCCAAGGCGACGGAGGAGCCGGAACCATTATGCAAATCAATTTCACTGAAG GTAGGGAACTCAGTTTCATTAAGAGCCGAGTAGATGTGCTAGATGAAGAGACAATGACGTGTGTGTACAAACTGATTGAAGGCGGTCAATGGTTGGAGAAGTTTGAATCCGTTGCTTACGAAATTATGTTCGGGCCGACCCCAGACGGCGGGAGCAAGACCATATTAGCCAGCACATACTACCCCAAGGGCAATTTTCAGTTCGACGACGAAGAAATCAAAGCtggcagagagagaggcttAGGAATATACAAAGCCGTCGAAGCATACCTTCTCCAAAACCCGGATGCTTATGCTTAA